A genomic region of Haladaptatus sp. R4 contains the following coding sequences:
- a CDS encoding helix-turn-helix domain-containing protein: MALVAEYEITCAALPFVDVAASLTEATLEVELQYNHGDLPPFLVHVTGGEDEVIKRTFEAAAFVAEYTLVGRAGETRRYQVLPAIGERAQLGDDLDLSGLRSLATTEASIERIRVTPTGWVQTGRFAHRAAFDEFRTFWQENGEFTLRRLTTDGEPEPPGDGLTDRQQEALRTAYEMGYFEIPRTASLDAVASELGVSASSLSERLRRAQTHLVETTVASTWPPLPE; this comes from the coding sequence ATGGCGCTCGTCGCTGAATACGAGATTACCTGTGCAGCCCTCCCGTTCGTGGACGTCGCAGCCTCTCTGACCGAGGCAACGCTGGAGGTCGAGCTTCAGTACAACCACGGCGACCTGCCACCGTTTCTCGTCCACGTGACCGGTGGTGAGGACGAGGTGATCAAACGGACGTTCGAAGCCGCGGCCTTCGTAGCGGAGTACACGCTGGTCGGACGTGCGGGCGAAACTCGTCGCTATCAGGTGTTGCCTGCCATCGGTGAACGAGCACAACTTGGAGATGACCTCGACCTCTCGGGACTTCGCTCACTTGCCACCACAGAAGCCAGTATCGAACGGATTCGCGTCACTCCCACGGGATGGGTTCAGACCGGACGGTTCGCTCATCGGGCGGCGTTCGACGAGTTTCGAACGTTCTGGCAGGAGAACGGCGAGTTCACGCTCCGACGACTTACGACGGACGGCGAACCGGAACCGCCGGGGGACGGCCTGACAGACCGACAACAGGAGGCACTCCGAACCGCCTACGAGATGGGGTATTTCGAAATCCCGCGCACGGCCTCGCTCGATGCCGTCGCTTCCGAACTGGGGGTCTCCGCGTCGTCGCTCTCCGAGCGACTCCGGCGTGCCCAGACACACCTCGTCGAAACCACCGTCGCCTCGACGTGGCCGCCGTTACCCGAGTGA